One window of the Pseudomonas knackmussii B13 genome contains the following:
- a CDS encoding VOC family protein has protein sequence MKINTYLIFDGNCEEAFKRYAEVLRGNIPMLMHFGDAPDQSQMPPGSSNLVMHVRLEVGDQVLMGSDNCPPMPYEGTKGVSVSLNVDSKAEAKRIFDALSEGGQVGMPLQQTFWAAAFGMFTDRFGVPWMVNCEQDH, from the coding sequence ATGAAGATCAACACCTACCTGATTTTCGACGGCAACTGCGAAGAAGCCTTCAAGCGCTACGCCGAGGTGCTGCGCGGCAACATTCCCATGCTGATGCACTTCGGCGATGCGCCGGACCAGAGCCAGATGCCGCCCGGTTCGAGCAATCTCGTGATGCACGTGCGCCTGGAAGTGGGCGACCAGGTGCTGATGGGCTCGGACAACTGCCCGCCGATGCCCTATGAAGGCACCAAGGGTGTGTCCGTCTCGCTGAACGTCGACAGCAAGGCCGAAGCCAAGCGCATCTTCGACGCCCTGAGCGAAGGCGGCCAGGTCGGCATGCCGCTGCAACAGACCTTCTGGGCGGCGGCCTTCGGCATGTTCACCGACCGCTTCGGGGTGCCGTGGATGGTGAACTGCGAGCAGGACCATTAA
- a CDS encoding ribonuclease T2 family protein — protein sequence MAGDVQARSRQNQPQGRAGVFDYYVLTLSWSPTFCLTNPQNEQCDGKGYGFVLHGLWPQYASGGWPQYCESDTRLSASDRAKGKSLFPTEGLLKHEWATHGTCSGLGAPGYLDAADQALGRVKVPAIFEPSREPHYLPAAEIAELFRRSNPGLPEDGIAVSCSGPELKEVRVCLTKDLQPTSCGKGVRSNCRSGQIRVPGIR from the coding sequence ATGGCCGGGGATGTCCAGGCCCGAAGCAGGCAAAACCAGCCGCAAGGGCGAGCCGGTGTATTCGACTACTACGTTCTTACCCTGTCCTGGTCGCCGACTTTCTGCCTGACCAACCCGCAGAACGAGCAATGCGACGGCAAGGGCTATGGCTTCGTGCTGCATGGCCTGTGGCCGCAATACGCCAGCGGTGGGTGGCCGCAATATTGCGAGTCCGATACCAGGCTATCGGCCAGCGATCGCGCGAAGGGGAAGTCGCTGTTCCCGACCGAGGGTCTGCTCAAGCATGAATGGGCGACCCACGGCACCTGCAGCGGGCTGGGCGCGCCAGGCTATCTCGATGCCGCCGACCAGGCGCTTGGCCGGGTGAAGGTGCCGGCGATTTTCGAGCCCTCGCGGGAGCCGCATTACCTGCCGGCCGCCGAGATCGCCGAGCTCTTTCGGCGGAGCAATCCCGGTCTGCCGGAAGATGGCATCGCGGTCTCGTGCAGCGGACCCGAGCTCAAGGAAGTGCGTGTGTGCCTGACCAAGGACCTGCAGCCGACTTCCTGCGGGAAGGGCGTGCGCTCGAACTGCCGCTCGGGGCAGATCAGGGTGCCGGGGATTCGCTAG
- a CDS encoding YbaK/EbsC family protein, translating to MSLESVRAFFAEKAPDIAIIELDTSTATVALAAEAHGVEPGRIAKTLSLRVGERTVLVVARGDARLDNRKLKEALGGKAKMLGAEDVAALTGHPVGGVCPFGLATPLPVYCDVSLRAFDEVLPAAGALHSAVRIAPERMASLVDADWVDVCQDLA from the coding sequence ATGAGCCTGGAATCGGTCCGCGCCTTCTTCGCCGAGAAGGCACCCGACATCGCCATCATCGAACTGGACACCAGCACCGCCACCGTGGCCCTGGCCGCCGAGGCCCACGGCGTGGAACCGGGGCGCATCGCCAAGACGCTGTCGCTGCGCGTCGGCGAACGCACCGTGCTGGTGGTGGCCCGCGGCGACGCGCGGCTGGATAACCGCAAGCTCAAGGAAGCCCTGGGCGGCAAGGCCAAGATGCTCGGCGCGGAGGATGTCGCGGCGCTGACAGGCCACCCGGTGGGCGGCGTCTGCCCCTTCGGCCTGGCCACGCCGCTGCCGGTCTACTGCGACGTCTCGCTGCGCGCCTTCGACGAGGTGCTGCCGGCAGCCGGAGCCCTGCACAGTGCCGTGCGCATTGCCCCGGAGCGCATGGCCAGCCTGGTCGACGCGGACTGGGTGGACGTCTGCCAGGACCTGGCCTGA
- a CDS encoding CoA transferase subunit A produces MAELLTLREAVERFVNDGDTVALEGFTHLIPTAASHEIIRQGKKDLHLVRMTPDLVYDLLIGAGCARKLTFSWGGNPGVGSLHRLRDAVEKGWPNALEIDEHSHADLANSYVAGASGLPFAVLRAYAGSDLPKVNPNIKFINCPFTGEQLAAVPSVRPDVTVIHAQKADRKGNVLLWGILGVQKEAALAAKRCIVTVEEIVDDLNAPMNSCVLPTWALSAVCHVPGGSHPSYAHGYYERDNRFYQAWDPIARDRETFTAWIDEYIRGTKDFSEFQAKIAEGK; encoded by the coding sequence ATGGCTGAACTCCTGACCCTCCGCGAAGCGGTCGAGCGTTTCGTGAACGACGGCGATACCGTCGCCCTCGAAGGCTTCACCCACCTGATCCCCACCGCCGCCTCCCACGAAATCATCCGCCAGGGCAAGAAAGACCTGCACCTGGTGCGCATGACCCCCGACCTGGTCTACGACCTGCTGATCGGCGCCGGCTGCGCGCGCAAGCTGACCTTCTCCTGGGGCGGCAACCCCGGCGTGGGTTCGCTGCACCGCCTGCGCGACGCAGTGGAGAAGGGCTGGCCGAACGCCCTGGAGATCGACGAGCACAGCCACGCGGACCTCGCCAACTCCTACGTCGCCGGCGCCTCGGGCCTGCCGTTCGCGGTGCTGCGTGCCTACGCCGGCTCCGACCTGCCGAAGGTCAACCCGAACATCAAGTTCATCAACTGCCCGTTCACCGGCGAGCAACTGGCTGCCGTGCCTTCGGTGCGCCCGGACGTCACCGTGATCCACGCGCAGAAGGCCGACCGCAAGGGCAACGTCCTGCTGTGGGGCATCCTCGGCGTGCAGAAGGAGGCCGCCCTGGCTGCCAAGCGCTGCATCGTCACCGTCGAAGAGATCGTCGACGACCTCAATGCGCCGATGAACTCCTGCGTGCTGCCGACCTGGGCGCTGAGCGCGGTCTGCCACGTCCCCGGCGGTTCGCATCCGTCCTACGCCCACGGCTACTACGAGCGCGACAACCGCTTCTACCAGGCCTGGGACCCGATCGCCCGCGACCGTGAGACCTTCACCGCCTGGATCGACGAGTACATCCGCGGGACCAAGGATTTCAGCGAGTTCCAAGCCAAGATCGCGGAGGGCAAGTAA
- a CDS encoding OprD family porin, with the protein MSAFRLSLLGLFIAGAPLQFALADAVGDQAQAKGFVEDSKLDLLLRNYYFNRDGKNGGGDRKDWTQGVTAIYSSGFTQGTVGFGVEAFGNWGIRLDGGAGTSGTGNLPVRDDGSPESEYGRAGGALKLRVSKTELRWGDLQPTAPVFAAGGTRLFPQTATGFNVLSSEIQGLDLDAGHFTGGNGPVTTNGNHGLFASYANVEASSIDYLGGKYAVNDALSLSLYASKLEDIWRQYYTNANYTLPLTGDQSLNFDFNLYRTLDDGSAKAGEIDNTTWSFATAYSFLTAHTVTLAYQKVHGDTPFDYVAFGQNGPGDTADSIFLANSVQYSDFNGPEEKSWQLRYDLNMSSYGVPGLSFMARYVNGHGIDGSKMSADSPYRAYGYGDDGSHHETNLEAKYVVQSGPVKDMSFRLREAIHRGNADQAEGDNNEFRLIVDYPISIL; encoded by the coding sequence ATGTCTGCATTCAGACTTTCGCTATTGGGGTTATTTATCGCCGGTGCGCCGTTGCAGTTCGCCCTGGCTGATGCCGTCGGCGACCAGGCCCAGGCCAAGGGTTTCGTCGAGGACAGCAAGCTCGACCTGCTGCTGCGCAACTACTACTTCAACCGTGACGGCAAGAACGGCGGCGGCGACCGCAAGGACTGGACCCAGGGCGTCACCGCCATCTACAGCTCCGGTTTCACCCAGGGCACCGTGGGCTTCGGCGTGGAAGCCTTCGGCAACTGGGGCATCCGCCTGGACGGTGGTGCTGGCACCTCCGGCACCGGCAACCTGCCGGTGCGCGACGACGGCTCGCCGGAAAGCGAATACGGCCGCGCCGGCGGCGCCCTCAAGTTGCGCGTGTCGAAGACCGAGCTGCGCTGGGGCGACCTGCAGCCCACCGCGCCAGTCTTCGCCGCCGGCGGTACTCGACTGTTCCCGCAGACAGCCACCGGCTTCAACGTGCTGAGCAGCGAGATCCAGGGCCTGGACCTGGACGCCGGGCACTTCACCGGCGGCAACGGCCCGGTGACCACCAACGGCAACCATGGCCTGTTCGCTTCCTACGCCAACGTCGAGGCCAGCAGCATCGACTACCTGGGCGGCAAGTACGCGGTGAACGACGCCCTCAGCCTGTCGCTGTACGCCTCCAAGCTCGAGGACATCTGGCGCCAGTACTACACCAACGCCAACTACACCCTGCCGCTGACCGGCGACCAGTCGCTGAACTTCGACTTCAACCTCTACCGCACCCTCGACGACGGCAGCGCCAAGGCCGGCGAGATCGACAACACCACCTGGTCGTTCGCCACCGCCTACAGCTTCCTCACGGCGCACACCGTCACCCTGGCCTACCAGAAGGTCCACGGCGACACCCCGTTCGACTACGTGGCCTTCGGCCAGAACGGCCCGGGCGACACCGCCGACTCGATCTTCCTCGCCAACTCCGTGCAGTACTCCGACTTCAACGGCCCGGAAGAGAAGTCCTGGCAGCTGCGCTACGACCTCAACATGAGCAGCTACGGCGTGCCCGGCCTGAGCTTCATGGCGCGCTACGTCAACGGCCACGGCATCGACGGCTCGAAGATGTCGGCGGACAGCCCCTACCGCGCCTACGGCTACGGCGACGACGGCAGCCACCACGAGACCAACCTGGAAGCCAAGTACGTGGTGCAGAGCGGGCCGGTCAAGGACATGTCCTTCCGCCTGCGCGAGGCCATCCACCGCGGCAACGCCGACCAGGCCGAAGGCGACAACAACGAGTTCCGCCTGATCGTCGACTACCCGATCTCCATCCTCTGA
- a CDS encoding YciI family protein: MRFMAIVRATADSEAGVMPKEELLAAMGKFNEELVAAGVMLGGDGLHPSSKGARVRFDGATRTVIDGPFTETRELIAGFWMLQCDSLQECIDWIKRSPNPFDIPSEIEIRQVFEAEDFGAEFTPELREQEERLRAQLAGKA, from the coding sequence ATGCGCTTCATGGCGATAGTCCGTGCCACCGCCGACTCCGAAGCCGGCGTCATGCCCAAGGAAGAGCTGCTGGCAGCCATGGGCAAGTTCAACGAGGAGCTGGTCGCGGCCGGCGTGATGCTCGGCGGCGACGGCCTGCATCCCAGTTCGAAGGGGGCGCGGGTGCGTTTCGACGGCGCCACGCGAACGGTCATCGACGGCCCCTTCACTGAAACCCGCGAACTGATCGCCGGATTCTGGATGCTGCAGTGCGACTCGCTGCAGGAGTGCATCGACTGGATCAAGCGCAGCCCAAATCCCTTCGATATCCCCTCCGAGATCGAGATCCGCCAGGTCTTCGAGGCCGAGGATTTCGGTGCCGAATTCACCCCCGAACTGCGCGAACAGGAAGAACGCCTGCGCGCCCAACTGGCCGGCAAGGCCTGA